Proteins encoded in a region of the Rickettsia tillamookensis genome:
- a CDS encoding serine/threonine dehydratase, with amino-acid sequence MNLLLQSSQNVATAHNRIKQYLHLTPIVHSESLNEMLGHEIFFKVESLQKTGAFKVRGVLNHLLELKEQRKLPDKIVGYSTGNHGIGLAYASKLFGIKTRIYLPLNTSKVKQQAALYYGGEVIYTNTRQEAEEKAKEDEKQGFYYIHPSDSDSTIAGAGTLCYEALQQLGFSPDAIFASCGGGGLISGSYLAKELISPTSLLIGSEPLTANDAYLSVKNGSIYRFDDAPTTIADGLKTLSVSARTFEYLKKLDHFYLAEEYEIYYWTAWLTHLLKVICEPSSSINMVSVVNWLKTQSKPQKLLVLISGGNIDPILYNELWKEEYLTVPPTIPN; translated from the coding sequence ATGAATTTATTACTACAATCTTCTCAAAATGTAGCTACTGCACATAATAGAATAAAACAATATCTACATTTAACTCCGATCGTTCACTCTGAAAGCTTAAATGAGATGCTCGGTCATGAGATTTTTTTTAAGGTTGAATCATTACAAAAAACCGGTGCATTCAAAGTTAGAGGAGTGTTAAATCATTTATTGGAATTAAAAGAGCAAAGAAAGTTACCTGATAAAATAGTCGGTTATAGTACGGGTAACCATGGGATTGGTCTTGCTTATGCAAGTAAATTATTCGGTATTAAAACAAGGATTTATTTACCGTTAAATACTTCAAAAGTAAAACAGCAAGCAGCCCTTTATTACGGCGGTGAAGTTATATATACAAATACTAGACAAGAAGCGGAAGAAAAAGCAAAAGAAGATGAAAAGCAAGGATTTTACTATATACATCCTTCCGATAGTGATTCTACAATAGCAGGAGCAGGCACGTTATGCTATGAAGCATTACAGCAGCTAGGCTTTAGTCCTGATGCTATTTTTGCCTCTTGCGGCGGCGGCGGTTTAATTTCCGGCTCATATCTTGCCAAGGAATTAATATCACCTACAAGCTTGTTAATAGGTTCAGAGCCTCTTACGGCGAATGATGCTTATTTATCAGTTAAAAACGGCTCAATATATAGATTTGATGATGCACCGACTACCATCGCAGACGGTCTTAAAACCTTGAGTGTATCAGCTCGTACATTTGAATATCTGAAAAAACTTGATCATTTTTATTTAGCAGAAGAATATGAAATATATTACTGGACGGCGTGGCTTACTCATTTACTTAAAGTTATATGCGAGCCGTCAAGTAGTATAAATATGGTTTCAGTGGTAAATTGGTTAAAAACACAATCCAAACCTCAAAAATTACTAGTACTAATCTCAGGCGGTAATATCGACCCTATTCTTTATAACGAGCTATGGAAGGAGGAATATTTAACCGTTCCGCCAACCATTCCTAACTAA